In Rattus rattus isolate New Zealand chromosome 9, Rrattus_CSIRO_v1, whole genome shotgun sequence, a genomic segment contains:
- the Znhit3 gene encoding zinc finger HIT domain-containing protein 3, producing the protein MASLNSKTAICVICSEKPKYRCPACRVPYCSVACFQKHKEQCNSEVRPVEKSPTVVPVRTEENKGDDSSIADFLNSDEEDDRVSVQSLKNLGKSETLRSLLLNPHLRQLMINLDQGDNKAKLMKACMQEPLFVEFADCCLRIVEPSQNKDS; encoded by the exons ATGGCGTCGCTAAATAGTAAGACTGCGATCTGTGTGATCTGCTCGGAGAAGCCGAAATACCGCTGCCCAGCTTGCCGCGTGCCCTA CTGCTCGGTCGCCTGTTTCCAGAAGCACAAAG AGCAGTGCAACTCTGAAGTGCGTCCTGTTGAGAAAAGCCCAACAGTGGTTCCCGTAAGGACTGAGGAAAACAAAG GTGACGACTCCTCTATAGCTGATTTCCTCAACAGTGATGAGGAAGACGATAGAGTGTCTGTGCAGAGTTTAAAGAATCTAG GTAAATCAGAAACTTTAAGAAGCTTACTGCTCAACCCGCACCTGAGGCAGCTGATGATTAACCTCGATCAGGGCGACAACAAGGCGAAGCTGATGAAAGCCTGCATGCAGGAGCCCCTGTTCGTGGAGTTTGCAGACTGCTGTTTAAGAATTGTGGAACCATCCCAGAACAAGGATTCTTAA